One window from the genome of Euwallacea similis isolate ESF13 chromosome 36, ESF131.1, whole genome shotgun sequence encodes:
- the LOC136418627 gene encoding uncharacterized protein, whose product MNGLIIVLATLSVAYAVPNGWGHGHGLAFVAPVAHYGSVLAGPVSHDVSVVGPSTHGVAVVGPVEHGASIVGPSEGHASVVGPVAHHAAVIGPSTHEATIVGPHVGHAAVIGPVAHHGAVVAPAVEWGHGHLAHGVTVAGPHTVPATISGPSGTVHAEGLWGPTHVHSYGHHW is encoded by the exons ATGAACGGTTTG ATCATCGTCCTTGCCACTCTCTCGGTTGCCTACGCCGTCCCTAACGGGTGGGGACATGGACACGGCCTGGCCTTTGTGGCCCCCGTTGCTCACTATGGGTCTGTCCTGGCTGGACCTGTTTCCCATGACGTTAGCGTCGTTG GACCATCCACTCATGGAGTCGCCGTAGTAGGACCCGTAGAACATGGAGCTTCTATTGTAGGACCAAGTGAAGGACATGCTTCCGTTGTTGGACCCGTTGCCCACCATGCCGCCGTTATTG GACCTTCCACCCATGAAGCTACTATTGTAGGACCACATGTCGGGCATGCTGCTGTTATCGGACCAGTGGCGCACCATGGTGCAGTTGtcg CTCCAGCTGTAGAATGGGGACATGGTCATCTTGCTCATGGGGTAACCGTTGCCGGACCCCACACCGTCCCAGCTACAATCAGTGGACCTTCCGGAACCGTCCATGCTGAGGGTCTCTGGGGACCCACCCATGTCCATAGTTATGGCCATCATTGGTAA